One Ooceraea biroi isolate clonal line C1 chromosome 6, Obir_v5.4, whole genome shotgun sequence genomic window carries:
- the LOC105285890 gene encoding uncharacterized protein LOC105285890 gives MKKNQKTFDVIIGEECSTALNLRDKMDDKTSMFLVIILAIGGLTMMIALLTCYACIFRDLCCRLRNRSKRQRQHSFQQEFDHNRSKFDTMPLNDITQQRDSMPTESEKI, from the exons ATGAAAAAGAACCAAAAAACCTTCGATGTCATAATAGGTGAGGAG TGCTCAACGGCGTTAAATCTGCGGGACAAGATGGACGATAAAACCTCTATGTTTCTGGTCATCATTCTCGCGATTGGCGGCTTAACGATGATGATTGCCCTACTGACTTGCTACGCTTGCATCTTCCGAGATTTGTGTTGTCGGCTGAGGAACAGATCTAAAAGGCAGCGGCAACATTCTTTCCAACAGGAATTTGATCATAATAGAAGCAAGTTCGATACGATGCCGTTAAATGATATCACGCAACAAAGAGACAGTATGCCGACGGAATCCGAAAAGATTTAA
- the LOC105285889 gene encoding max-like protein X produces MADSLHKDAYETSNVSMRASSGNIGSDNDMKMEPSSPTEKYAFTRCNSTGSINTPSSSAHNTEDEDSDNKNSTISYKERRREAHTQAEQKRRDAIKKGYDSLQDLVPTCQHTDSSGYKISKATVLQKSIDYIQFLLQQKKKQEEERNALRKEVVALRIMQANYEQIVKAHQTQPGHAEMRVSDEMKFQVFQAIMDRLFQTFNNVSVANFAELSGCVFSWLEEHCKPQTLREVVLSVLQQLNSQIS; encoded by the exons ATGGCGGATTCATTACACAAGGATGCATACGAAACCT CTAACGTGTCTATGCGTGCTAGCAGTGGTAATATAGGATCAGACAATGACATGAAGATGGAACCGTCCAGTCCTACAGAGAAGTACGCCTTTACTCGTTGCAACAGCACGGGATCAATTAACACACCATCTTCATCCGCTCACAATACAG AGGATGAGGATAGCGACAACAAAAACTCTACTATAAGTTACAAGGAACGTAGGAGAGAGGCTCATACGCAGGCCGAGCAAAAGAGGCGGGACGCTATCAAGAAGGGTTACGACTCTCTTCAGGACCTGGTCCCAACCTGCCAGCACACGGATTCGTCGGGTTACAAGATCTCCAAGGCTACGGTGCTTCAGAAATCCATCGATTACATACAGTTTTTGTTGCAACAGAAGAAGAAGCAAGAGGAAGAGCGGAACGCACTGAGGAAGGAGGTCGTCGCGCTGCGCATTATGCAGGCTAACTACGAACAGATTGTCAAGGCGCATCAAACCCAACCAGGACACGCGGAGATGCGTGTTTCCGATGAAATGAAGTTTCAAGTG TTTCAGGCAATAATGGATCGGCTCTTTCAAACATTTAACAACGTTTCCGTGGCCAACTTCGCAGAACTATCTGGTTGCGTGTTTAGCTGGTTGGAAGAGCATTGTAAACCTCAG ACTCTGCGCGAAGTAGTGCTGTCCGTACTGCAACAACTCAACAGTCAGATCAGTTAG